In one Leptidea sinapis chromosome 25, ilLepSina1.1, whole genome shotgun sequence genomic region, the following are encoded:
- the LOC126971992 gene encoding Bardet-Biedl syndrome 4 protein homolog: MSKNLLDRFFHTINELLELHGFQRGSRNWLLHARYVRGESAQCLRHIDELQIRDNNTHKHAHFIQALILADSGRYQDALEKFHACIRLDPQHIEDLIQTAKCLFRQGRYQLALDTLLEADRLSQHPDPTLYSALAECAWSLGDIKRGVQWARTGVTAGGGERAGALLAKLLVAAGDMDAALQAYDNTLTEYACGADTLASAGVLQLRLGDPRRAFHLLSEALTHQPAQHAAALGLAALMLQHKDLDAALARLKAALSVHPTCVAAHSNLGLVLLSKKKYIAALTCLQRAVWTAPISATACHNLGHLLLVCKRPASAFCRLATAAALRPSQPYTILLIAIALERLHDPRADAAYMRAAEMDPEDVLIRLNLAGRHARAGRVAEAADVAKLTAQLLTKENNAQLAGSLAMLMTLLKEAGVRTEVAGDMAVSDKLHTDNQSHSLDELDPDEV; encoded by the exons ATGAGTAAG AATTTATTAGATAGGTTTTTCCACACAATTAACGAGCTATTGGAGTTGCATG GGTTTCAGCGAGGATCTCGCAACTGGCTGTTGCACGCACGATATGTTCGCGGTGAATCCGCACAATGCTTGCGTCATATTGATGAACTTCAAATTCGTGACAACAATACCCATAAACATGCTCATTTTATTCAG GCGTTGATTCTGGCTGATTCGGGCCGTTACCAAGACGCTTTGGAGAAGTTCCATGCGTGTATTCGACTCGATCCTCAGCATATAGAAGATTTGATACAAACTGCCAAATGTTT gtTTCGTCAAGGCCGTTACCAACTTGCTCTAGATACTCTTCTGGAAGCTGACAGATTATCACAGCATCCGGATCCTACTCTTTATTCTGCTTTAG CTGAATGTGCGTGGTCCTTGGGAGATATTAAGCGTGGTGTGCAGTGGGCTCGCACGGGGGTCACCGCGGGAGGGGGGGAGAGAGCCGGCGCACTCCTGGCCAAACTGCTGGTGGCCGCTGGAGACATGGACGCTGCTTTACAGGCTTATGATAATACTTTGAC AGAATATGCTTGCGGTGCTGATACGCTAGCATCCGCAGGCGTGCTGCAACTCCGTCTAGGTGATCCCCGTAGAGCATTCCATCTTCTCAGCGAAGCCTTGACCCACCAGCCGGCCCAGCACGCAGCAGCTCTTGGCCTGGCAGCACTCATGCTACAACACAAAGATCTAGACGCAGCGCTGGCTAGGCTTAAAGCAGCCCTGAGCGTGCATCCTACCTGTGTCGCTGCCCATTCTAATTTGGGCCTAGTTTTACTGTCCAAGAAGAAATATATTGCT GCGTTAACATGTCTCCAGCGTGCAGTTTGGACGGCACCAATCAGCGCAACAGCATGCCACAACCTTGGTCACCTACTGCTGGTCTGCAAGCGTCCAGCGTCTGCCTTCTGTAGGTTAGCAACGGCTGCAGCTTTGAGGCCTTCACAGCCATATACA ATACTCCTAATAGCAATAGCTCTAGAACGTTTGCATGATCCGAGAGCTGATGCTGCGTATATGCGAGCTGCGGAAATGGATCCTGAAGACGTACTGATAAGGCTGAATTTAGCTGGAAGACACGCGCGGGCTGGTCGTGTTGCTGAAGCAGCAGATGTAGCTAAGTTGACAGCACAATTACTGACCAAAGAAAACAATGCGCAA TTGGCGGGATCCCTTGCTATGCTGATGACATTGTTAAAAGAAGCCGGAGTGAGAACAGAGGTGGCAGGAGACATGGCGGTATCCGATAAACTTCACACAGACAATCAATCTCACTCTCTTGACGAATTGGATCCTGATGAAGTATGA
- the LOC126972075 gene encoding peptide-N(4)-(N-acetyl-beta-glucosaminyl)asparagine amidase, with protein sequence MEDMARLALVEQGLKVAQNFGSVLCELLHNIDDILEYPYNNEFRTLKSDIIKDSLNCEAFKEYLKYIGFQAKQSGEFIYPKEECISKLRQAKEAIERKISLCCDPQTYTKIKIIPKSKKGTVDCSLKPVYVLKTNNKLLHHVQHLFNDVLKYEDKKLQQKARDLVPLVTLKLRALERMRAHQKKIKLGETKEHDMTFETALLLELMGWFKHRFFRWVNAPPCNDCGEVTEFLHITQFYWKSEVCDSEVYNCTQCGKQTDFIRYNDLDTLLLERQGRCGEWANTFTLFCRALGYETRFVYDTTDHVWCEVLDIERNNWVHVDPCEGALNTPLLYCHGWAKPLSYVIAVSRDDVQDVTWKYTTNHKEVLKRRRLCREEDLIYLLLELRERRHAQLSPARRKYLAARTVRELVDMMVERKPSDYESMGRISGSKEWRMQRGEMGSKAGHVFQFDTPGKQTVQYYSTSDLYRVYHNDVEAKSISKWENGVFDYENVFRKVEDDWRKVYIARDEGTNVGSITWKLSVNGDFVFTKVAIKLTAAVFETGRIIWTIEYDDQDPIVVHLGEMSNEFVTRFKEMKLTARLVCGEGDLAWQHAQLFRQSLDQDSCMLEIVTHMEPSLFNY encoded by the exons ATGGAGGATATGGCACGTTTAGCTCTAGTGGAACAGGGTTTAAAAGTCGCGCAAAACTTCGGCTCTGTTTTATGCGAACTTTTGCATAATATAGATGATATCCTAGAATACCCATACAATAATGAATTTAGAACATTGaaaagtgatattataaaagatagCCTCAATTGCGAAGCTTTTAAAGagtacttaaaatatattggGTTCCAAGCA AAACAATCAGGAGAATTTATATATCCTAAAGAAGAATGTATAAGTAAACTTAGACAAGCCAAGGAAGCAATAGAAAGGAAAATCAGTTTGTGCTGTGATCCTCAgacatatacaaaaataaaaataatacctaaATCAAAGAAAGGAACAGTGGACTGCTCCCTTAAACCTGTTTATGTGTTG aaaacaaataataaactaCTCCATCATGTGCAACACTTGTTTAACGATGTTCTTAAGTATGAAGATAAAAAACTACAGCAAAAAGCCAGAGATTTGGTTCCTTTAGTCACTTTAAAGCTGAGAGCTTTGGAGCGAATGAGAGCACaccaaaagaaaataaaacttg gtGAAACAAAAGAACACGATATGACATTTGAGACAGCTCTGCTGTTAGAGCTAATGGGCTGGTTCAAGCATCGGTTCTTCAGATGGGTCAACGCGCCGCCCTGCAATGATTGCGGCGAAGTCACGGAGTTTCTACATATCACGCAATTCTACTGGAAATCAGAAGTTTGTGACAGTGAG gTATACAACTGCACGCAATGCGGCAAACAGACTGACTTTATTCGGTATAATGACTTGGACACGTTGCTGTTGGAGCGGCAGGGCCGCTGCGGCGAGTGGGCCAACACCTTTACATTGTTCTGCCGCGCGCTTGGCTACGAGACGCGGTTCGTGTACGACACGACCGACCACGTGTGGTGTGAG GTGCTGGATATTGAGAGGAACAACTGGGTGCACGTGGACCCCTGCGAGGGTGCGCTCAACACCCCGCTGTTGTACTGCCACGGCTGGGCCAAGCCACTCAGTTACGTCATCGCGGTATCTCGGGATGACGTGCAGGACGTCACCTGGAAGTACACAACAAACCACAAGGAG GTGCTAAAACGTCGGAGACTATGTCGCGAGGAGGATTTGATATACTTACTACTTGAACTGCGCGAGAGAAGACACGCGCAGCTGTCTCCTGCACGGAGGAAGTACCTGGCAGCTAGGACTGTTAGAGAACTTGTAGATATGATGGTCGAGAG AAAGCCAAGCGATTACGAATCAATGGGGCGAATATCTGGATCCAAAGAATGGCGGATGCAGCGAGGAGAAATGGGTTCCAAAGCAGGTCATGTCTTCCAGTTTGACACTCCTGGGAAGCAAACGGTTCAGTATTACAGCACGTCCGATTTATACCGGGTGTACCACAACGACGTTGAGGCGAAGAGTATTAGCAAGTGGGAAAATGGCGTCTTTGATTATGAGAATGTGTTTAGAAAAGTGGAAGATGATTGGCGAAAAGTTTATATTGCAAGGGATG agGGCACGAATGTAGGATCAATAACATGGAAGTTATCTGTCAATGGTGATTTCGTGTTTACTAAGGTGGCAATAAAGTTAACCGCAGCTGTTTTTGAGACTGGCAGAATTATTTGGACAATTGAGTATGATGACCAAGACCCGATTGTGGTGCATTTGGGAG agATGAGCAACGAGTTTGTAACTCGCTTTAAGGAAATGAAGTTAACAGCCCGTTTGGTGTGTGGTGAAGGAGACTTAGCTTGGCAACACGCCCAACTGTTTAGACAATCGCTGGACCAAGACTCGTGCATGTTGGAAATAGTCACCCACATGGAACCTAGTTTATTCAATTACTAA
- the LOC126972099 gene encoding deoxyribonuclease TATDN1: MNKSMRKFIDIGANLTDAMYQGVYHGSKKHQPDLTQVLERAWGSGVQSMIITGGNLDDSKKALELAQTDSRLFSTVGCHPTRCNDFAEDSSQYLNNLSELIRNNRNKVVAIGECGLDYDRTNFCEKDIQLKYFEHQLQLCNEHKLPLFLHCRAAADDLVVILNRNRDSLHGGVVHSFDGNQDALNKILDLGLYIGINGCSLRTEENLEVASKIPTERLLIETDCPWCEVKPTHPGYKHVLTKFPSVKKEKFTPGSQVKGRNEPVNIVQVLEVLAAIRNEDINQLSEAIYENTNKLFFCNMSS, encoded by the exons ATGAATAAGAGTATGAGAAAGTTTATTG atattggcGCAAATCTAACTGATGCTATGTATCAAGGAGTCTATCATGGCTCTAAAAAACATCAGCCTGATCTAACTCAAGTGTTAGAACGTGCTTGGGGCAGCGGCGTTCAATCAATGATCATAACTGGTGGAAACTTAGATGATAGTAAGAAGGCTCTTGAGCTTGCCCAAACCGATT CTAGACTGTTTTCAACAGTCGGATGTCACCCTACCAGGTGTAATGATTTTGCGGAAGATTCCAGTCAATACTTAAATAACCTGAGTGagttgataagaaataatagaAACAAGGTGGTTGCTATTGGAGAATGTGGATTAGATTATGACAGGACAAATTTTTGTGAGAAAGATATACAACTCAA ATATTTTGAGCATCAGTTACAATTATGCAATGAACACAAGTTGCCCTTGTTCCTACACTGCCGAGCTGCTGCCGATGATTTAGTAGTAATATTGAACAGAAATAGAGACTCTTTACATGGTGGTGTTGTCCATTCGTTTGATGGCAATCAAGATGCATTAAATAAGATATTAGATCTTGGATTGTATATTGGCATAAATGGTTG TTCTCTAAGAACCGAAGAAAATTTAGAAGTGGCATCAAAAATACCAACAGAAAGACTGTTAATTGAGACGGATTGTCCATGGTGTGAAGTGAAGCCAACACATCCTGGATATAAACATGTTCTCACTAAGTTTCCTTCAGTTAAAAAGGAAAAGTTTACTCCAGGAAGCCAAGTGAAGGGAAGAAATGAACCTGTTAATATTGT GCAAGTACTTGAAGTGTTAGCGGCAATAAGAAATGAAGATATTAATCAATTATCTGAAGCTATTTATGAAAACAcgaataagttatttttttgtaatatgtcttcataa